Proteins found in one Terriglobales bacterium genomic segment:
- the hisB gene encoding imidazoleglycerol-phosphate dehydratase HisB: MSVRKATIKRKTNETSIDLSLVIEGRGRYDVSTGIGFFNHMLELFARHGAFDLKLHATGDLHVDQHHTVEDVGIALGEAFTKALGSKRGILRAGYFVMPMDETLGLVAIDFSGRAASVVETKVDTTLVGDLQAELVTDFFEGFARGANANVHAKVLYGRSNHHKLESLFKAFARALRFACSRDKQLGKLLPTTKGLL, translated from the coding sequence ATGAGCGTACGAAAGGCAACGATCAAGCGCAAGACCAACGAGACCTCGATTGATCTGTCGCTTGTCATCGAGGGCAGGGGACGCTACGACGTCTCCACCGGCATTGGGTTTTTCAATCATATGCTGGAGCTTTTTGCCCGCCACGGCGCCTTCGACCTGAAGCTGCATGCCACCGGCGATTTGCACGTGGACCAGCACCACACGGTAGAGGACGTCGGAATCGCCCTGGGCGAAGCTTTCACCAAGGCCCTGGGCAGCAAACGCGGAATTCTACGTGCCGGGTACTTCGTCATGCCGATGGATGAAACCCTGGGCCTGGTGGCCATTGACTTCAGCGGACGCGCCGCGAGCGTGGTAGAGACAAAGGTAGATACAACGCTGGTGGGGGACCTGCAAGCTGAGCTGGTCACGGACTTCTTCGAGGGCTTTGCCCGCGGGGCAAATGCCAATGTGCATGCCAAGGTGCTCTACGGACGCTCGAACCATCACAAGCTGGAGTCATTATTTAAGGCCTTCGCGCGGGCATTGCGCTTTGCCTGTTCGCGCGACAAACAATTGGGCAAGCTGCTGCCCACAACGAAGGGGTTACTATGA